A portion of the Ascaphus truei isolate aAscTru1 chromosome 14, aAscTru1.hap1, whole genome shotgun sequence genome contains these proteins:
- the LOC142465616 gene encoding cystatin-like, translating to MWGFGVCSLLLGFLCLPGPLLGKLGHMTGGWSPANPDSAPVQKILRFCEQRYNRGSNDAMVYRMVRPVQVTQQVVAGINYNVTMILGNTNCRKSQNLATGNCALQAGQELRAERCVFIVYSVPWNNMTTLQSQKCNPC from the exons ATGTGGGGTTTCGGGGTGTGTTCGCTGCTGCTCGGCTTCCTCTGCCTGCCTGGGCCCCTCCTGGGGAAGCTGGGGCATATGACGGGCGGGTGGAGTCCCGCGAATCCGGACAGCGCGCCGGTGCAAAAGATCCTGCGGTTCTGTGAGCAGCGGTATAACCGGGGGAGCAACGACGCCATGGTATACAGGATGGTGCGGCCGGTGCAGGTCACTCAGCAG GTGGTGGCCGGAATAAATTACAACGTGACCATGATCCTAGGAAACACAAACTGCAGGAAGAGTCAGAACCTCGCTACAGGGAACTGCGCCCTGCAAGCCGGACAGGAACTTCGG GCGGAGAGGTGCGTGTTTATCGTGTACAGTGTCCCATGGAACAACATGACTACTTTACAGTCGCAGAAATGCAATCCCTGCTGA
- the TIGD3 gene encoding tigger transposable element-derived protein 3 — translation MEPSGKKKLHALSLAEKIRVLEMLDESKMSQSEVARIFLVSQPQISRICKNKEKLLADWCSGTANRQRKRKRESKYSGIDEALLCWFHIARTKMWDITGPMLLQKAKELADIMGQEFIPSIGWLVRWKRRNNVCFGPRHRPSFSDEVLCDDTPAVDLPQALKEFSSEDVYGCREVSLFYKTMQPGRRDGVERVGVFLCACVGGEKRRALVVGRQSSHHCFFGVHGDSLPALYRSSQDGHMTPEIFSEWLSGFDHEMESCGRTVALLLDREVAQFNVVLNNVKLVYLPPNVRLITPLHPEIVRAFKYHYKSRLLGKVSALKSERDCSEFSTANGLTLLDAVHMVAASWEKVSPSTIQRCFEELLKTPGNRALARTDLPLPAGMSPEKFRRFVDLEEESVFHLPEECSSCKEEDMDGSPPQDLMDGLPTKADALKALGTLRRWFECNGSSENVFRRFYECEEEVERLCCQ, via the coding sequence ATGGAGCCCAGCGGAAAAAAGAAGCTCCACGCCCTTTCCCTGGCAGAGAAGATAAGAGTTCTGGAGATGCTGGACGAGTCCAAGATGTCTCAGTCAGAAGTGGCCCGGATCTTCCTAGTCTCCCAGCCCCAGATATCCAGGATCTGCAAGAACAAGGAGAAGCTGCTGGCCGACTGGTGTAGTGGAACTGCTAACCGCCAGAGGAAGCGTAAGAGGGAGTCCAAGTACAGCGGCATAGATGAGGCACTTCTCTGCTGGTTCCACATCGCCAGAACTAAGATGTGGGATATCACTGGCCCAATGCTTCTCCAGAAAGCCAAGGAGCTAGCGGATATCATGGGCCAGGAATTCATTCCTAGCATTGGGTGGTTGGTTCGCTGGAAGAGAAGGAATAACGTCTGCTTCGGCCCACGCCACCGGCCCAGCTTCTCAGATGAAGTCTTGTGTGATGATACCCCGGCCGTCGACCTTCCTCAAGCCTTGAAGGAATTCTCCTCTGAGGACGTTTATGGCTGCAGAGAGGTCTCCTTGTTCTACAAAACCATGCAGCCCGGGAGGAGGGACGGGGTGGAAAGAGTTGGCGTCTTCTTGTGTGCCTGCGTCGGGGGGGAGAAGCGCAGGGCATTGGTGGTGGGGAGGCAGAGTTCTCACCATTGTTTTTTTGGTGTCCATGGAGACTCCCTCCCTGCTCTGTATCGGAGCAGCCAGGATGGACACATGACCCCGGAAATCTTTTCCGAGTGGTTGTCTGGCTTCGACCACGAAATGGAAAGCTGTGGCCGTACCGTGGCTCTACTCTTAGACCGTGAGGTGGCTCAGTTTAATGTTGTGTTAAACAATGTCAAGCTGGTCTACCTTCCTCCCAATGTCCGCCTCATCACACCTCTCCACCCAGAAATTGTCCGGGCTTTCAAGTACCACTACAAGTCCAGGCTTCTAGGGAAAGTTTCAGCCTTGAAAAGTGAGAGGGACTGCTCCGAATTCTCCACGGCTAATGGCTTGACCTTGTTAGACGCGGTTCACATGGTGGCCGCATCCTGGGAGAAAGTGAGTCCGAGCACCATCCAGAGATGCTTTGAAGAATTGTTGAAGACACCGGGAAACAGAGCCCTCGCCAGGACTGACCTCCCCCTCCCGGCCGGGATGAGCCCTGAAAAATTCAGACGCTTTGTGGATCTGGAAGAGGAGTCAGTCTTCCACCTGCCCGAGGAATGTTCTTCTTGCAAAGAGGAGGACATGGATGGAAGTCCACCTCAAGATCTGATGGATGGTCTTCCCACCAAAGCCGATGCTCTGAAGGCCCTGGGAACTTTACGGAGGTGGTTTGAGTGTAACGGCTCATCGGAAAACGTTTTCCGAAGGTTTTATGAgtgcgaggaagaggtggaaagACTGTGCTGCCAATAA